AGCCAGTAACAATTATTAAACTTTTCCATGTGCTTCATGTGCCCCAAAAGGTAGCAATCATTAACGCTCTGGCTGCTTTTGCATCGTCGTCGGCGATGGCCtgcaggtcgccgccgccgccgcgtcgtcggACGCCGGCCAGGAGGACGGCTGGGTGGTGTGCAGGGTGTTCAAGAAGAAGCACCACCACAAGGAGtcgggaggcggcgccggcaggcacgcgcacggcagcggcggcgggggcgatggtggcaaggctgcggcggcggcggcggtggcggcgcaccACGGCCTGCAGTACTCCTCCAGCGACGACGCGCTCGACCAGATCCTGCAGTACATGGGCAGGTCGTGCAAGCAGGAGCACGAGCAGGTCCTCTCgccgcagggcggcggcggcggcgcgggggggcCGAGGTACCTCCGGCCCATCGACACCGTGCTGGGCGGGCACGGGTTCATGAAGCTGCCCCCGCTGGAGAGCCCGTCGGCCGCGCTGACGCCGCACCTCTCGGCagccggcgacgcggcggcgtccgcggggGACGACCTCCTCCACGGCTCCGGGACGACGAACGGGATCACCGACTGGGCCATGATGGACCGGCTGGTGGCGTCGCACCTCAacgggcaggcggcggccgacgccgcAGCGCCGGCGAGCCATCAGCTCTGCTTCGACGACGGCCCGGGCGCCGACGACGCGGACGGGCTCGCCTtctacgccgccgccaccacgaggctcctcgccggcggcggctccagcGACG
The Panicum virgatum strain AP13 chromosome 6N, P.virgatum_v5, whole genome shotgun sequence genome window above contains:
- the LOC120679356 gene encoding NAC domain-containing protein 43-like; the protein is MSISVNGQSCVPPGFRFHPTEEELLNYYLRKKVASQEIDLDVIRDVDLNKLEPWDIQEKCKIGSGPQNDWYFFSHKDKKYPTGTRTNRATAAGFWKATGRDKAIYNAVKRIGMRKTLVFYKGRAPHGQKSDWIMHEYRLDDPAASGDAAATVAAAAASSDAGQEDGWVVCRVFKKKHHHKESGGGAGRHAHGSGGGGDGGKAAAAAAVAAHHGLQYSSSDDALDQILQYMGRSCKQEHEQVLSPQGGGGGAGGPRYLRPIDTVLGGHGFMKLPPLESPSAALTPHLSAAGDAAASAGDDLLHGSGTTNGITDWAMMDRLVASHLNGQAAADAAAPASHQLCFDDGPGADDADGLAFYAAATTRLLAGGGSSDDDLWSFTRSSAAPGAAATSTERLSHVSL